Below is a genomic region from Spirosoma radiotolerans.
TTGTACCAGCAGAAAGTTAGCGTCTGACGGGTGAATAACCTGCACCGTTGGCAGTGAGCGCAGTTTCTCGGCTAACTGCTGCCGTTCGGCCATGATCTGTGCCACCATTTGGTTCTTTTCCTCTTCATGCAGCAGCGCGTCCAGCGCGAGGGCCTGCGTTGGGGCCGAGATGTTGTACGGTGGCTTTATTTTGTTCAGGACGCCAATCAATTCTTCCGATGCAAAGCACATACCAAGCCGGAGAGCCGCCAGCCCCCAGGCTTTCGAAAAGGTTTGCAGCACCACCAGATTCGGGTAGTTATCCAGTTCGCCCGTCCAGGACGGCGTCGGAGCAAAATCAATATACGCTTCATCGACAATAACCAGCGATTGACTGGCTGCATTCAGGATGGTGCGGATGGCATCAGCCTGGAGTAAATTGCCCGATGGATTGTTGGGTGAGCAAAGCCAGATGAGCTTGGTCCGGTCCGTTATAGCGGCCAACACAGCCTCGGTATCTACCTGAAAATCGGGCGTTAAGGGCACTTTGATGATATTAACATCATTCACCGCGGCCGACACTTCGTACATGCCATAGGTTGGCGGCATGATCAGAATGGAGTCCTGACCGCCGGGCGTACAGGTGGCCCGAACCAGCAGGTCAATGGGTTCGTCGGACCCGTTTCCCAGGAAAATCTGCTCCGGGCGAACGCCTTTTATGGGTGCCAGCCGATGCTTGATGGCTCCCTGGTGCGGGTCGGGATAGCGATTGTAATCACCCTGGGTTGTTGTGGAGCCCAGTGGATTTTCATTGGCATCCAGAAATATACCTTCTTTACCCGTGTACTCATCGCGAGCTGATGAGTAGGGCGTCAGGCTCAGAATGTGCGGGCGGAGGAGATTGGTAAGACTAAACATCGGAAACAACGGTACGTTCAATTGACTAAGTTGATGGTTTATAGTGAATGACGAAATTGCTTTCTTTACTCAGCAACCAGTCCGCATAAACCTTTACCCACAAATATACCGCCTTCCGGTAGACCTAACCAGTTTCCCGGCTAAACAACATCAGTTTACCGGCATAATCAGGTTTTACAGACGCCTTCTGGGCGTTGAATAAGCGACCAAGTCGGGCAATTAATAAGAATAACGCGAGTAATGGGTATCAATTAGTGCTAGTCAACTAGTGCTAGTCAAAAAATTGAGTGCCGCAACGTTAAATGAAGTCATTATTCACCATGTAAATAAGCCTCGCCGGAGAGAGTCCAGCGAGGCTTATAAAAAATCTGTTGTCGATTGACCTGTTGATAATCGTCTAGTTTGTGTATTAAAACTTAGCCGTCAGGCCAACCTTCAAAGCCGAAACACCATAACCGACTTCAGCAAAGGCCCCAATTTTTGGACTGAACAGGTAGCGGGCTCCCGCATGAATGCCAATCCATAACCCGCTGTTGTAGCCGCTACCATAATCACTGTAGCTGTAACCGTACGAATCATGGTAACCCGCATGACGAAACCCAAGCGACGCGCCGATGTAAGGATCAAATTCGGAGTTTTGTACATTCAGGGCTTCTCCCAGATGATAGGAAGCGCGGGCACCGGCGTAGATAAACGTGTAGCCACCGGAATAATAGCCATAGTTATATCGGAAATAGTCGATCGAGCCACCCACCGAAAAGTTGTTTTTTACGTCAACTTCAGCCGAGACTCCCAGCGGTAAACCACCACCATAGTAAGCGGCTAGTCCGACA
It encodes:
- the hisC gene encoding histidinol-phosphate transaminase, with the protein product MFSLTNLLRPHILSLTPYSSARDEYTGKEGIFLDANENPLGSTTTQGDYNRYPDPHQGAIKHRLAPIKGVRPEQIFLGNGSDEPIDLLVRATCTPGGQDSILIMPPTYGMYEVSAAVNDVNIIKVPLTPDFQVDTEAVLAAITDRTKLIWLCSPNNPSGNLLQADAIRTILNAASQSLVIVDEAYIDFAPTPSWTGELDNYPNLVVLQTFSKAWGLAALRLGMCFASEELIGVLNKIKPPYNISAPTQALALDALLHEEEKNQMVAQIMAERQQLAEKLRSLPTVQVIHPSDANFLLVQFADANATFAYLIDQQVIVRDRSKVKLCDGCLRISVGTTTENESLIAVLRQMPDAPLPTDLPIGTGDEATRPELVSNA